A portion of the Actomonas aquatica genome contains these proteins:
- a CDS encoding serine/threonine-protein kinase: MKSEDEIFLHALDLPPAERTAYLDEACADSPALRQRIERLLTASESTAGLIDRGLDEVRAAAAAEGEAGPGDVIGGYTLVRRLGDGGCGVVWLAEQTQPMRRQVALKVIRLGMDTTEVIRRFEAERQALALMDHADIARVFDAGTTPTGRPFFVMEFVDGRPITTYCDEHRLSVAERLSLFCRVCDAIQHAHHKGIIHRDVKPSNVLVAPPAGGSGAPVLKVIDFGIAKAIEQRLTDTTLVTQIGQFMGTPAYMSPEQLDQAGSDVDTRTDVYSLGVLLYEMLAGAPPFEPKALMAAGLEAMWKQIREIDPPRPSTRLQTLSPEQLQTTATSRVMDPVKLVHRITGDLDWIVMRCLEKQRTRRYATPAGLAADIGRYLANEPIEARPAGAGYRFAKLVRRNRLVFGAAAAVSVAALTGTAVSTWQAVRANRAEVAARAAEATAREEAAIAGAVRDFLQTDLLRQADPNWQADSLETVDPDLKVRDALERAAAQVGERFAAQPLLEAEVRQSIGEAYQGLGLTAEAAVQLERALELRRTHLGHQHVDTLRTQRDLGRAWMDINRAADAVTLLRELGELVTPEMPAALRIDAQTGLGLALQKTGDFVAAEPLLVAALADWEALAGPEDPRTLMAVRNLGALYHEQGRLAEAEQMQRRALAVYRRDLGIEHPATLAMLNNVATVTKDRGDVAAAVGLLEEMLEGYRRVLGAEHQDTIVAMINLAGAYHDQSRLEDALALETEALDIARRVLGGDHQLSLTLMNNMASQLNRLGRVDESIAMREQMQEGLEKAFGPDHPNTMMAMANLGSDYTRAGRLAEAGPVLRESSRRLNAKLGEEHPAAISVLALVAMNTLQEGNLPEALTLWQHVRDLRLRTAGPSHRQTFIATERLSQTLLSMERAAEAEPLLQELVAARAEAEPGKGATFVSQAMLGDALLRMERAVEAEPWLLSGYEGLSALAAPVPPEFGRTRREVMQNLVRCYAALGRPEEAAVWQARLDAEPVSP, encoded by the coding sequence GCCGAGCAAACTCAACCCATGCGCCGGCAGGTGGCGTTGAAAGTCATCCGGCTGGGCATGGACACGACGGAAGTCATTCGCCGCTTTGAAGCCGAGCGGCAGGCGCTGGCGTTGATGGATCACGCCGATATCGCGCGGGTGTTTGATGCAGGCACGACGCCCACCGGGCGGCCGTTTTTCGTGATGGAGTTCGTGGATGGTCGGCCGATCACGACCTATTGCGATGAGCACCGGCTGAGCGTGGCGGAGCGTTTGAGTCTCTTTTGCCGCGTCTGCGACGCGATCCAGCATGCGCATCACAAGGGCATCATTCACCGCGACGTAAAACCGTCCAACGTGCTCGTGGCGCCGCCGGCGGGTGGGAGCGGTGCGCCGGTGCTCAAGGTCATCGATTTCGGCATCGCGAAGGCGATCGAGCAGCGCCTGACGGATACGACTCTGGTCACGCAGATCGGTCAGTTCATGGGCACGCCGGCCTACATGAGCCCGGAGCAACTCGATCAGGCCGGCAGCGACGTCGATACCCGCACCGATGTCTACAGTCTGGGGGTGTTGCTTTATGAAATGTTGGCCGGGGCGCCGCCCTTTGAGCCGAAGGCGTTGATGGCTGCGGGGCTGGAAGCGATGTGGAAACAGATCCGCGAGATCGATCCGCCGCGGCCGTCGACGCGCCTGCAAACATTGTCGCCGGAGCAGCTGCAGACCACCGCCACCAGTCGGGTGATGGATCCGGTCAAGTTGGTGCATCGTATCACGGGCGACTTGGACTGGATCGTGATGCGCTGTCTGGAAAAGCAACGCACTCGACGCTACGCCACGCCGGCGGGTTTGGCGGCGGACATCGGCCGTTATCTGGCCAACGAACCGATCGAGGCGCGACCGGCGGGTGCGGGCTACCGGTTCGCAAAATTGGTGCGGCGCAACCGTTTGGTGTTTGGCGCGGCGGCGGCGGTGAGCGTGGCGGCGTTGACCGGCACGGCGGTCAGCACCTGGCAGGCGGTTCGCGCGAATCGCGCCGAAGTCGCGGCGCGCGCGGCCGAAGCGACGGCGCGTGAAGAGGCGGCCATTGCCGGCGCGGTGCGCGATTTTTTGCAGACGGATCTGTTGCGGCAGGCCGATCCCAATTGGCAGGCCGACAGTCTGGAGACGGTCGATCCCGACCTGAAGGTGCGCGACGCGCTGGAGCGGGCGGCGGCGCAGGTGGGTGAACGTTTTGCCGCGCAACCCCTGCTTGAGGCGGAGGTTCGGCAAAGCATCGGCGAGGCGTATCAGGGCTTGGGGCTCACCGCCGAAGCGGCGGTGCAGTTGGAACGGGCGCTGGAATTGCGGCGGACGCACCTCGGTCACCAACATGTGGATACGCTGCGCACGCAGCGGGATCTCGGTCGCGCCTGGATGGACATCAATCGCGCGGCCGACGCGGTGACTTTGTTGCGTGAGTTGGGCGAGCTGGTGACGCCGGAGATGCCGGCTGCGCTGCGCATCGATGCCCAGACGGGTCTGGGTTTGGCGCTGCAAAAGACGGGCGATTTTGTCGCCGCCGAGCCGCTGCTGGTGGCGGCCTTGGCCGACTGGGAAGCGTTGGCGGGGCCCGAGGATCCACGGACGTTGATGGCGGTGCGCAACCTCGGGGCGCTCTACCATGAGCAGGGCCGTTTGGCGGAGGCCGAGCAGATGCAGCGGCGGGCCTTGGCGGTGTATCGTCGCGACCTGGGCATCGAGCATCCGGCCACCCTCGCGATGCTCAACAACGTGGCCACGGTGACGAAGGACCGGGGCGATGTGGCCGCGGCGGTGGGGTTGTTGGAGGAGATGCTGGAGGGTTACCGGCGCGTGCTGGGCGCCGAGCACCAGGACACGATCGTGGCGATGATCAATCTCGCCGGTGCCTACCACGACCAGAGCCGGCTGGAGGATGCGTTGGCGCTGGAGACGGAGGCGCTGGACATCGCGCGGCGCGTGCTGGGCGGCGACCATCAACTCTCGCTCACGCTGATGAACAACATGGCGAGTCAGCTCAACCGTCTGGGGCGGGTCGATGAGTCCATCGCCATGCGGGAGCAGATGCAGGAGGGCTTGGAGAAGGCCTTCGGGCCCGATCATCCCAATACGATGATGGCGATGGCCAATTTGGGTTCGGACTACACGCGGGCGGGTCGTCTGGCTGAGGCGGGGCCGGTGTTGCGCGAGTCGTCTCGCCGACTGAACGCGAAGCTGGGCGAGGAGCATCCGGCCGCCATTTCGGTGCTGGCGCTGGTGGCGATGAACACCCTGCAGGAAGGGAATCTGCCCGAGGCGCTGACCTTGTGGCAGCACGTGCGCGACCTGCGTCTGCGCACGGCTGGTCCTTCTCATCGTCAGACCTTCATCGCGACCGAACGGCTGAGTCAGACGCTGCTGAGCATGGAGCGTGCGGCCGAGGCAGAACCTCTGTTGCAAGAACTGGTGGCGGCGCGGGCGGAAGCGGAGCCGGGCAAGGGCGCGACCTTCGTGTCGCAGGCGATGTTGGGGGACGCGCTGTTGCGGATGGAGCGGGCGGTCGAGGCGGAACCGTGGTTACTTTCTGGATACGAAGGGCTGTCGGCGTTGGCCGCGCCGGTGCCGCCGGAATTTGGGCGCACGCGTCGCGAGGTGATGCAGAACCTCGTGCGGTGCTATGCCGCGTTGGGGCGGCCCGAAGAAGCGGCCGTTTGGCAGGCGCGGTTGGACGCCGAGCCGGTCAGCCCCTGA
- the holA gene encoding DNA polymerase III subunit delta, whose protein sequence is MADPKPFIFVCGPDDFLVGRLGRERYDELAKEIDDEFSRETISGFANNVAEVETAVNQFREALQTISMFGGRRLVWFKDVNFLADSVTGRAESTLKQVEEIQRLLEANDPANVAVLITAAPVDRRRAFPKWCEKTADFALIGGDGDASALASIVLAEAQKLETSFDPGAIELLLTKIGANTRLLIEETRKLATAIDEGATITEELVAELTPNVAEGDFFEAAEAFFSGDIKWTLAALHRHFFNGGDARPIISALQNRNRILLQVRALVDAGDARLGARGLDGLKSAESTYGHHFTGVSGKSGYNLFTQNAWYVGKLARSGQLPSTRRLIDNQQAFITAFEEIIRRPNEQEDVLREMAVNCLAA, encoded by the coding sequence ATGGCCGATCCCAAACCGTTCATTTTTGTCTGTGGTCCCGACGATTTCCTCGTCGGCCGCCTCGGCCGTGAGCGTTACGACGAGCTCGCCAAGGAGATCGACGACGAGTTTTCCCGCGAAACCATCAGCGGCTTCGCCAACAACGTCGCCGAGGTTGAGACCGCCGTGAACCAGTTCCGCGAGGCCCTGCAGACCATCTCCATGTTCGGCGGCCGCCGCCTCGTCTGGTTCAAAGACGTCAATTTCCTCGCCGACTCCGTCACCGGTCGCGCCGAGAGCACCCTCAAACAGGTCGAGGAGATCCAGCGCCTGCTCGAGGCCAACGACCCCGCCAACGTCGCCGTGCTCATCACCGCCGCTCCGGTCGACCGCCGCCGTGCCTTCCCCAAGTGGTGCGAAAAGACCGCCGACTTCGCCCTCATCGGCGGCGACGGCGATGCCTCCGCCCTCGCCAGCATCGTGCTGGCCGAAGCCCAGAAGCTCGAAACGTCCTTCGATCCCGGCGCCATCGAGCTGCTCCTCACCAAGATCGGCGCCAACACCCGCCTGCTCATCGAGGAAACCCGCAAGCTCGCCACCGCCATCGACGAAGGGGCCACCATCACCGAGGAACTCGTCGCCGAACTCACCCCCAACGTGGCCGAGGGAGATTTCTTCGAAGCCGCCGAGGCCTTCTTCAGCGGCGACATCAAGTGGACCCTCGCCGCGCTCCATCGCCATTTCTTCAACGGCGGCGACGCCCGCCCCATCATCAGCGCCCTGCAAAACCGCAACCGCATCCTCCTGCAGGTGCGGGCCCTCGTCGACGCCGGTGACGCCCGCCTCGGCGCCCGCGGTCTCGACGGCCTCAAGAGCGCCGAGTCCACCTACGGCCACCACTTCACCGGCGTGTCAGGCAAAAGCGGATACAACCTCTTCACCCAGAACGCTTGGTATGTCGGCAAACTCGCCCGCAGCGGCCAGTTGCCCTCCACCCGCCGCCTCATCGACAACCAGCAGGCCTTCATCACCGCCTTCGAGGAAATCATCCGCCGCCCCAACGAGCAGGAGGACGTCCTGCGCGAGATGGCGGTGAACTGCCTCGCGGCCTGA
- a CDS encoding glycoside hydrolase family 2 protein, whose protein sequence is MPLKLRPLSALALVVCVACSWLTAAPPHRETLNFNPDWHLFVGDPADAAAPDFDDSAWAAVTLPHAWNEDDAFRQDIRDHSTGIAWYRKHFVLPPRDPAGKVFIEFEGIRHTGEVWLNGERVGRHENGVMAFGFDLTRLVKPAPAVNVLAVRTNNAWDVREALSGNRFQWADRNFNANYGGIPKNVKLHLTGQLYQTLPLYSHLGGLGVYIYATDFDIAAGSATIHAESEVRFEPREHRPFTYEVTIADADGQVVKHFSGGEFTAPPRGRVFARASARVDGLKFWSWGYGYLYTVTTTLKIDGEVVDSVQTRTGFRKTEFADGMLRLNDRPIHLKGYAQRTSNEWPALGLSVPPWLSDYSNGLMVTSGANTVRWMHVTPWKQDVESADRVGLMQLMPAGDAENDAQGRTWAARVELMRDAIIYNRNSPSVVFYEGGNKGIDEEHMRELVRLRDFYDPHGGRAMGSREMLGSDLAEWGGEMLYVNKSADQPLFQNEYSRDEGLRKYWDEFSPPYHKDGDGPLYKGFPARSYNRNQDSHAIENVTRWVEFWRERPGTGTRVNAGALNIIFSDTNTHHRGAENYRRSGEVDPMRIPKDGFFTHQVMWDGWVDIAQPSAHILGHWNYAPDVTKPVHVISSADRVELFLNDRSLGFGEQHDRFRFTFPAVAWEPGTLRAVGYDAMGEPVCEARHVTAGPPAALKLTTRTGPGGLRADGADVVLAQIEVVDAAGRRCPTALNDISFTLDGPAEWRGGIAQGPDNYILATTLPVEGGVNRVLVRSTTTPGPIVLTATAEGLSPAKVELTSHAVPVTDGWSRDFASDHLASQLDRGPTPSGPAYTVSRVAVPVAQVTSTGAGDPGLAIDDDETTAWSSREPLTFQLADPATLTQIVMKVAGFRARSYPLSITVDGQEVWRGATARSLGYITLDLTAAVHGQTVTLTPLSGSEAREAFGELTELVDQGNATTGEEGVGDGEFGVFEIEFYTAP, encoded by the coding sequence ATGCCCCTTAAACTCCGCCCTCTGAGCGCGCTCGCGCTCGTCGTCTGCGTTGCCTGCTCGTGGTTGACCGCCGCACCGCCCCACCGCGAGACCCTCAATTTTAACCCCGACTGGCACCTGTTCGTGGGCGATCCTGCCGATGCCGCCGCCCCGGACTTCGACGACTCCGCGTGGGCAGCCGTCACCCTGCCCCACGCCTGGAACGAGGACGACGCCTTTCGCCAGGACATCCGCGATCACTCGACCGGCATCGCGTGGTATCGCAAACACTTCGTGCTCCCGCCCCGCGATCCGGCCGGCAAGGTGTTCATCGAGTTTGAGGGCATCCGCCACACCGGCGAGGTCTGGCTCAACGGCGAGCGCGTGGGTCGCCACGAAAACGGCGTCATGGCCTTCGGTTTCGATCTCACCCGTCTCGTCAAACCTGCCCCCGCCGTCAATGTGCTCGCCGTGCGCACCAACAACGCTTGGGACGTGCGCGAAGCCCTCTCGGGCAACCGCTTCCAGTGGGCCGACCGCAACTTCAACGCCAACTACGGCGGCATCCCCAAGAACGTGAAGCTGCACCTCACCGGCCAGCTCTACCAGACGCTCCCGCTCTACTCCCACCTCGGCGGCCTCGGCGTCTATATCTACGCCACCGACTTCGATATCGCCGCCGGCAGCGCCACCATCCACGCCGAGTCCGAGGTCCGTTTCGAACCCCGCGAGCATCGCCCCTTTACCTACGAGGTCACCATCGCCGACGCCGACGGCCAGGTCGTGAAACACTTCTCCGGCGGCGAGTTCACCGCCCCGCCCCGCGGCCGCGTCTTCGCTCGCGCCTCCGCCCGCGTCGATGGCCTCAAATTCTGGAGCTGGGGCTACGGCTACCTCTACACCGTCACCACCACCCTCAAAATCGACGGCGAAGTTGTCGACTCCGTGCAGACCCGCACCGGCTTCCGCAAAACGGAGTTCGCCGACGGCATGCTCCGCCTCAACGACCGCCCCATCCACCTCAAGGGCTATGCCCAGCGCACCTCCAACGAGTGGCCCGCCCTCGGCCTCTCCGTGCCGCCCTGGCTCAGCGACTACAGCAACGGCCTCATGGTCACCAGCGGAGCCAACACCGTGCGCTGGATGCATGTCACCCCGTGGAAGCAGGACGTCGAATCCGCCGACCGCGTTGGCCTCATGCAGCTCATGCCCGCCGGCGACGCCGAAAACGACGCCCAAGGCCGCACCTGGGCCGCCCGCGTCGAACTCATGCGCGACGCCATCATCTACAACCGCAACAGCCCCAGCGTCGTCTTCTACGAGGGCGGCAACAAGGGCATCGACGAGGAACACATGCGCGAACTCGTCCGCTTGCGCGACTTCTACGACCCCCACGGCGGCCGCGCCATGGGCTCCCGCGAAATGCTCGGCAGCGACCTCGCCGAATGGGGCGGCGAGATGCTCTACGTCAACAAGAGCGCCGACCAACCGCTCTTCCAAAACGAATACTCCCGCGACGAGGGCCTGCGGAAATACTGGGACGAATTCTCCCCGCCGTATCATAAAGATGGAGACGGCCCGCTCTACAAAGGCTTCCCCGCCCGTTCCTACAACCGCAACCAGGACTCCCACGCCATCGAAAACGTGACCCGCTGGGTCGAGTTCTGGCGCGAACGCCCCGGCACCGGCACCCGCGTCAACGCCGGCGCCCTCAACATCATTTTCTCCGACACCAACACCCACCACCGCGGCGCCGAGAACTACCGCCGCAGCGGCGAGGTCGATCCCATGCGCATCCCCAAGGACGGCTTTTTCACCCACCAGGTGATGTGGGACGGCTGGGTCGACATCGCCCAACCCTCCGCCCACATCCTCGGCCACTGGAACTACGCGCCCGACGTCACAAAACCCGTCCACGTCATCTCCAGCGCCGACCGCGTGGAACTCTTCCTCAACGACCGTTCCCTCGGCTTCGGTGAACAACACGACCGCTTCCGCTTCACCTTCCCCGCCGTGGCCTGGGAGCCCGGCACCCTGCGCGCCGTCGGCTACGACGCCATGGGCGAGCCCGTCTGCGAAGCCCGCCACGTCACCGCCGGTCCACCCGCCGCCCTCAAACTCACCACCCGCACCGGCCCCGGCGGACTCCGCGCCGACGGCGCCGATGTCGTTCTCGCCCAGATCGAGGTGGTCGACGCCGCCGGCCGCCGCTGCCCCACCGCCCTCAACGACATCAGCTTCACCCTCGACGGCCCCGCTGAATGGCGCGGCGGCATCGCCCAGGGTCCCGACAACTACATCCTCGCCACCACCCTCCCCGTCGAAGGCGGCGTCAACCGCGTGCTCGTCCGCTCCACCACCACGCCCGGCCCCATCGTGCTCACCGCCACCGCCGAGGGCCTCTCCCCCGCCAAGGTTGAGCTCACTTCCCACGCCGTGCCCGTCACCGACGGCTGGAGTCGCGACTTCGCCAGCGACCACCTCGCCAGTCAACTCGACCGCGGCCCCACGCCCTCCGGCCCGGCCTACACCGTCTCCCGCGTCGCCGTGCCCGTCGCCCAGGTCACCTCGACCGGCGCCGGCGACCCGGGCTTGGCCATCGACGACGACGAGACCACTGCCTGGTCCAGCCGCGAGCCGCTTACCTTCCAACTCGCGGACCCCGCCACGCTCACCCAGATCGTGATGAAGGTCGCCGGTTTCCGCGCCCGCAGCTACCCGCTCAGCATCACCGTCGATGGTCAGGAAGTCTGGCGCGGCGCCACCGCACGCAGCCTCGGCTACATCACCCTCGATCTCACCGCTGCGGTGCACGGCCAAACCGTCACCCTTACCCCGCTCTCCGGCAGTGAAGCCCGCGAGGCCTTCGGCGAACTCACCGAGCTCGTCGATCAAGGCAACGCCACCACCGGCGAAGAGGGCGTGGGCGACGGCGAATTCGGCGTCTTTGAAATCGAGTTCTACACCGCGCCCTGA
- a CDS encoding alpha-L-rhamnosidase C-terminal domain-containing protein, with translation MTAADRRPSVTPPPSPSPLAPCLTRARWIWPESLHWDLVNCYALFRHAFDLPTPPSSAPLFITADQSYQLYVNGQYVGRGPGRGFQSDWPCDEIDVASWLRPGRNAIAVRAHHPGTGNYQYHCEDYAGLLVAADWGEVQIATGEHWRCRRQSGVRRDTVTASLQLFRQEHIDLRVEAPDWMTPEFDDSVWPPVRIMSVPWNAPPWHHLRPRGTARLEEPIATFHHVIGTATGPAAPDYATERQLGHLRHREGLAHQPTDASPDRLTFAPSPAGHWRSVLIDLGKPHLGAAVLELTGAAGGEIIEVHHFETCTATDSSITPDFKPDSHGRLTFAHRLTCRPGSNHHAFYHPYGARYVVLVVRDNLAPIELRFQLRSTLYPLAAHGSFACPTEPTLEAIWQACAWTQRICSMDTYVDTPSREQAQWWGDARVQAWNTFHLDGDPRLLAHGIRLIASQTTPDGVTYGHAPTIAHHCILPDFTLIWILTIWDHYWQTGDLDLFREQRPAIDRALHYFRTWTDPTTGLLRYDERHWLFLDWADLPKNGQPVVYSLWLLHTLDRLTALHEATADAAAAQTCRDWATALRAALRARLNTDGLLTDGFAPDGSALTTTSVHAQTLALITGLAPEHTAVMLAQRLLPAASGGTPDVVQPSAYWLTYVYSELGQRGHGAAVVDDIRQRWAAMAEHGSTWETFDPPRGEFSFSHAWSAHPLFHLMQILGGVRQTAPAWREVDITPTFHGDGVDVTVPTPHGPIRSQWQRDGDTIRGELNVPAGITATLHLPDAPAVAATGTHHYTIRG, from the coding sequence ATGACCGCCGCCGACCGCCGCCCCTCCGTCACGCCTCCGCCCTCGCCCTCGCCTCTGGCCCCTTGCCTCACCCGCGCCCGCTGGATCTGGCCCGAGAGCCTGCACTGGGACCTGGTCAATTGCTACGCGCTGTTCCGCCACGCCTTCGACCTGCCGACGCCCCCGTCGTCCGCCCCCCTTTTCATCACCGCCGATCAGTCCTACCAACTGTATGTAAACGGCCAATACGTCGGCCGCGGCCCCGGACGCGGTTTTCAATCCGACTGGCCCTGCGATGAAATCGATGTCGCCTCCTGGCTGCGTCCCGGCCGCAACGCGATCGCCGTGCGCGCCCACCACCCCGGCACCGGCAACTACCAATACCACTGCGAGGACTACGCCGGCCTGCTCGTCGCCGCCGATTGGGGCGAGGTGCAGATCGCCACCGGCGAACACTGGCGCTGCCGCCGCCAGTCCGGCGTGCGCCGCGACACCGTCACCGCCAGCCTGCAGCTCTTTCGCCAGGAGCACATCGACCTGCGCGTCGAGGCCCCCGACTGGATGACGCCCGAATTCGACGACTCAGTCTGGCCGCCCGTGCGCATCATGTCCGTGCCGTGGAACGCCCCGCCCTGGCATCACCTGCGCCCCCGCGGCACCGCTCGGCTGGAGGAGCCCATCGCCACCTTTCATCACGTGATCGGCACCGCCACCGGTCCAGCCGCCCCCGACTACGCGACCGAACGTCAGCTCGGTCACCTACGCCACCGTGAGGGCCTGGCCCACCAACCCACCGACGCCTCCCCCGACCGCCTCACCTTCGCGCCCTCTCCCGCCGGCCATTGGCGCAGCGTGCTCATCGATCTCGGCAAACCCCACCTCGGCGCCGCCGTCCTCGAACTCACCGGCGCCGCCGGCGGCGAAATCATCGAGGTGCACCACTTCGAAACCTGCACCGCGACCGACTCCTCGATCACGCCCGACTTCAAACCCGACTCCCACGGTCGCCTCACTTTTGCCCATCGCCTGACCTGCCGCCCCGGCAGCAACCACCACGCCTTCTACCATCCCTACGGCGCACGCTACGTCGTGCTGGTCGTGCGCGACAACCTCGCCCCGATCGAGCTCCGTTTCCAACTGCGCTCCACCCTCTACCCGCTCGCCGCGCACGGGTCCTTCGCCTGCCCCACCGAGCCGACCCTCGAAGCCATCTGGCAGGCCTGCGCCTGGACCCAGCGTATCTGCAGCATGGATACCTACGTCGACACCCCCAGCCGCGAACAGGCGCAATGGTGGGGCGACGCCCGCGTGCAGGCTTGGAACACGTTTCACCTCGACGGCGACCCTCGCCTGCTCGCCCACGGTATTCGCCTCATCGCCAGCCAGACCACCCCCGACGGCGTCACCTACGGCCACGCACCCACCATCGCCCACCACTGCATCCTGCCGGACTTCACCCTGATCTGGATCCTGACGATCTGGGACCACTATTGGCAGACCGGCGACCTCGACCTTTTCCGCGAACAACGTCCCGCCATCGATCGTGCGCTCCACTACTTCCGCACGTGGACCGATCCGACGACCGGCCTGCTGCGCTACGACGAACGCCACTGGCTGTTCCTCGATTGGGCCGACCTACCGAAAAACGGCCAACCCGTCGTGTATTCGCTCTGGCTGCTGCACACCCTCGATCGCCTCACCGCCCTGCACGAAGCCACCGCCGATGCTGCCGCCGCCCAAACCTGCCGCGACTGGGCCACCGCCCTGCGTGCAGCCCTGCGCGCGCGGCTCAACACCGACGGCCTGCTCACCGATGGTTTCGCCCCCGACGGCTCCGCCCTCACCACCACCTCCGTCCACGCTCAAACCCTCGCGCTCATCACCGGCCTCGCGCCGGAACACACCGCCGTGATGCTCGCTCAACGCCTCCTGCCCGCCGCGTCCGGCGGCACGCCCGACGTCGTGCAACCCTCGGCCTATTGGCTCACCTACGTTTACAGCGAACTCGGCCAGCGCGGCCACGGCGCTGCCGTCGTCGATGACATTCGCCAGCGCTGGGCCGCGATGGCCGAGCACGGCTCCACTTGGGAGACCTTCGATCCACCGCGCGGCGAGTTCAGTTTCTCCCACGCGTGGTCCGCCCATCCGCTCTTTCATCTCATGCAGATCCTCGGCGGCGTCCGCCAAACCGCCCCGGCGTGGCGCGAGGTCGACATCACCCCGACTTTCCACGGCGACGGCGTCGACGTCACCGTGCCCACGCCCCACGGCCCCATCCGCAGCCAATGGCAACGCGACGGCGACACCATCCGCGGCGAACTCAACGTCCCGGCCGGAATCACCGCCACCCTGCACTTGCCCGACGCTCCCGCCGTCGCCGCGACGGGAACACACCACTACACCATCAGGGGCTGA